One region of Camelina sativa cultivar DH55 chromosome 6, Cs, whole genome shotgun sequence genomic DNA includes:
- the LOC104793557 gene encoding UPF0187 protein At2g45870, chloroplastic isoform X1, giving the protein MYQSMNLSFSSNFNHRAFLKPRLCSGISATRPPKSLHFKFNPSCASSAPKSDDSSLSEKLISLLKAVPNWSDGIKERRMQQKRTLYSHENWVRHRSSLRHLRHVSSSTSSRVILSLIPPVCFFTTVAILIASYNSAVGLGWLPDFFPVLRASPLPYQLTAPALALLLVFRTEASYSRFEQGRKAWAKIINGTNDLARLVISSVRDGSGDELIIKDSLLRYIAAFPVALKCHVIYGSDIASDLQNVIDEDDLSLILQSKHRPRCVIQFISQSLQLLNLDSTKIDMLESKMMQLQEGIGVCEQLMGIPIPLSYTRLTSRFLVLWHLTLPVILWDDCRWNVVPATFISAASLFCIEEVGVLIEEPFSMLALDELCAMVASNIDEAVESEKVISNRIINKKRVYEIKHSSNGWHKS; this is encoded by the exons atgtATCAGTCGATGAACCTATccttttcttctaattttaaCCACCGAGCCTTTCTCAAACCACGACTATGCTCCGGGATCTCCGCCACCAGACCTCCCAAATCCCTCCATTTCAAATTCAATCCTTCCTGCGCCTCCTCCGCCCCCAAATCCGACGATTCATCACTATCCGAAAAGCTTATTTCGCTTCTCAAAGCTGTCCCGAACTGGTCAGACGGCATCAAAGAGAGACGGATGCAGCAGAAACGTACCCTCTACAGTCACGAGAATTGGGTCAGACACAGAAGCTCACTACGGCATCTCCGTCACGTATCTTCGAGTACGTCTTCACGCGTTATATTGTCTTTGATTCCACCTGTTTGCTTCTTCACCACCGTCGCCATCTTGATCGCCTCCTATAACTCCGCCGTGGGTTTGGGCTGGTTGCCTGATTTCTTCCCCGTCCTTCGAGCTTCTCCTCTTCCGTATCAGTTGACAGCTCCGGCTTtagctcttcttcttgtgtttcgCACTGAGGCTTCTTATTCGAGGTTTGAACAAGGAAGGAAAGCTTGGGCTAAGATCATTAACGGAACCAATGATTTAGCTAGGCTTGTTATTTCTTCTGTTCGTGATGGCTCCGGTGATGAATTGATCATCAAAGATTCGCTTTTGCGTTACATTGCTGCTTTCCCTGTGGCGCTTAAG TGTCATGTGATATATGGTTCAGATATTGCTAGTGATCTCCAGAATGTGATAGACGAAGATGATCTGTCTTTGATTCTTCAATCCAAGCATCGTCCACGCTGTGTCATTCAATTCATTTCTCAGAGCCTTCAGCTGCTGAACTTGGACAGTACAAAGATAGATATGTTG GAATCAAAGATGATGCAATTACAGGAGGGAATTGGTGTATGTGAACAACTAATGGGCATCCCGATACCACTTTCCTACACACGACTAACGTCGAGGTTCTTAGTCTTATGGCATCTTACACTCCCTGTTATCCTCTGGGATGATTGCCGCTGGAATGTTGTTCCTGCTACTTTCATTAGCGCTGCATCTCTCTTCTGCATTGAAGAA GTGGGTGTTCTTATAGAGGAGCCATTCTCTATGCTGGCTTTAGACGAGCTATGTGCAATGGTGGCTAGTAATATTGATGAAGCTGTTGAATCCGAGAAGGTTATAAGCAATCGGATCATCAACAAGAAAAGGGTCTATGAGATTAAGCACTCATCAAATGGTTGGCATAAATCTTGA
- the LOC104793558 gene encoding beta-amylase 7-like, whose protein sequence is MATDMHKLLGTSEEDDDEDMDMDVKEEDDDHRNRGTTRAGSGSSNEEFMFQQSMQDQVGTPGGGGSRRSRPLEEKERTKLRERHRRAITARILGGLRRHGNYNLRVRADINDVIAALAREAGWVVLPDGTTFPSKSQGTKPPGGSSAVAAGSSASHIASQQTSPPALRVVSSRSPVELSSCRMKGVFAPGPSPYDIPPTQSPELVGSVNKGDGLAGCSVDVINSKQILEIPSNLTEQDFSGTPYVPVYVMLPLGVINMKCELADRDGLLKHLRILKSIHVDGVKVDCWWGIVEGHSPQEYNWNGYRQLFQMVRDLNLKIQVLMSFHECGGNVGDDVCIPLPHWVAEIGRTNPDIYFTDREGRRNPECLSWGIDKERILRGRTALEVYFDYMRSFRIELAEFVEDGVISMVEIGLGPCGELRYPSCPIKHGWRYPGVGEFQCYDKYLLKSLRKAADSRGHLFWARGPDNTGSYNSQPQGTGFFCDGGDFDGLYGRFFLKWYSQVLIDHADHILSLAKLVFSSSCIAAKLPDVHWWYKTASHAAELTAGFYNPSNRDGYAAIASTLKKHGATLSFVSGEVQVLNRPDDFSGALGEPEAVAWQVLNAAWDSDTPIARENSLPCHDRVGYNKMLESVKFPNDPDRRHLSSFAYSRLIPALMEGHNIVEFERFVKKLHGETVMNHHHHHQQV, encoded by the exons ATGGCAACGGATATGCATAAACTGCTTGGAACTagtgaagaggatgatgatgaagatatgGATATggatgtcaaagaagaagatgatgaccaCCGGAATAGGGGAACAACACGAGCAGGTTCAGGGAGTAGTAATGAAGAGTTCATGTTTCAGCAGTCTATGCAAGATCAAGTGGGTACTCCTGGGGGAGGAGGAAGCCGCAGAAGTAGACCGCTTGAAGAGAAGGAGCGAACTAAATTGAGAGAGCGTCATCGAAGAGCTATAACTGCAAGGATACTAGGCGGGTTGCGTAGGCATGGGAATTATAATCTAAGAGTTAGAGCTGATATTAACGATGTCATCGCGGCTTTGGCGAGGGAAGCTGGATGGGTTGTTCTTCCTGATGGAACTACCTTTCCATCCAAATCTCAG GGGACAAAGCCTCCTGGTGGTTCTTCTGCGGTTGCTGCAGGTTCATCAGCTTCTCACATTGCATCACAGCAAACCTCACCTCCTGCTCTTAGAGTGGTATCATCTAGAAGCCCAGTGGAACTCAGCTCTTGCCGTATGAAAGGTGTTTTCGCACCCGGTCCATCTCCATATGATATACCCCCAACTCAATCTCCTGAACTGGTTGGCAGTGTAAATAAGGGTGATGGGCTTGCTGGTTGTTCAGTCGATGTTATCAACTCTAAACAG ATTCTCGAGATTCCTTCAaatctgactgagcaagatttCTCTGGCACTCCTTATGTTCCGGTTTATGTGATGTTACCG CTTGGGGTTATCAATATGAAGTGTGAATTGGCTGATCGAGATGGACTGCTAAAGCACTTGAGAATTTTGAAGTCAATCCATGTAGATGGGGTTAAAGTGGATTGTTGGTGGGGAATAGTTGAGGGTCATTCCCCACAGGAGTATAATTGGAATGGTTATAGGCAGCTTTTTCAGATGGTCCGCGATCTTAATCTTAAGATACAG GTTCTAATGTCCTTTCATGAATGTGGAGGCAATGTTGGTGATGATGTTTGCATCCCACTTCCTCACTGGGTGGCAGAGATAGGGCGAACCAATCCTGACATATATTTCACTGATAGAGAGGGAAGACGAAACCCAGAATGCCTTTCTTGGGGTATTGACAAGGAACGTATTTTAAGAGGCAGAACTGCACTTGAG GTGTACTTTGATTACATGAGAAGTTTTCGGATAGAACTTGCAGAGTTTGTAGAAGATGGTGTAATATCGATGGTTGAAATTGGACTAGGACCCTGTGGAGAGTTACGGTATCCTTCTTGTCCCATAAAACACGGGTGGCGATATCCAGGTGTTGGAGAGTTTCAG TGTTATGACAAGTATCTCTTGAAGAGCCTGAGAAAGGCAGCAGATTCAAGGGGGCACCTTTTTTGGGCTCGAGGCCCAGATAACACCGGCTCCTACAATTCCCAGCCGCAGGGAACTGGTTTCTTCTGTGATGGAGGTGACTTCGATGGCCTATATGGAAGATTCTTTCTCAAATGGTACTCACAGGTTTTGATAGATCATGCTGACCATATCCTCTCTCTCGCTAAACTAGTTTTCAGCAGTAGCTGCATTGCAGCAAAG CTCCCAGACGTCCACTGGTGGTACAAAACAGCAAGCCATGCTGCTGAGCTAACCGCTGGGTTCTACAACCCGAGCAACCGAGATGGTTATGCTGCAATTGCATCTACACTTAAGAAGCATGGTGCCACTCTGAGTTTTGTATCCGGAGAAGTGCAAGTTCTTAACCGTCCAGATGATTTCTCAGGAGCATTAGGAGAGCCTGAGGCAGTAGCTTggcag GTGCTAAACGCTGCTTGGGATAGCGATACACCGATTGCACGAGAGAACTCGCTTCCTTGCCATGATAGAGTTGGGTATAACAAAATGTTAGAAAGCGTAAAGTTTCCGAACGATCCAGATAGAAGGCATTTGTCATCATTTGCCTATAGTAGACTGATCCCAGCTCTTATGGAAGGACATAACATTGTTGAATTTGAGCGGTTTGTCAAGAAATTGCATG GGGAAACTGTaatgaatcatcatcaccatcatcaacaGGTTTAG
- the LOC104793560 gene encoding uncharacterized protein LOC104793560 isoform X2: MEKEICRRHLSREGIGCVWVFMSMFDFRHGGSTHKLLMDKKRGSKRIIGNNGMFETKVEKQLTCDCDCEESEEAEMQSVKKLIEEEIDEKSKQKCESRNRKRRTKTCSKISEDINVLIAGDDDDHAENLNDDQCTQKEVDLVNDDSEEKFSELIKRLIAQKDTEVESCDNLVDAFQVLDSKAGSFLNNGTPTSGDSQRIKVTTSSPNESRTSQCTQQTIVILKPEPLDVGSSPGTPSKDNKAKNGRFGSRLILSRIRRRLKFGVGKNPCNAQYDSDPDPDALSSNMSQNGCLGEETDTTSGRHVSGGEIFPDIASKSESYREKNIHGSEDSKKSMCGIYIAAKKHLSEMLAEGDIDVADSPDKEVPRILGKILAFPEFSTPENSPRVTLAHDTVGDQTTEKPNLQQCSSEQYSQLLVSDSNTHEDTSSTCNMPVIEGISDTEMEEQEKTVLDSLSEAISSSISHQDAYIDEYEHKQPLEKEVFDKEKLPCSPPNSSVKMSDCQENTTDVLGKSSPVSVLEPFFTDDDTSPNSTRFSSVEMRKQPLCIRFDEADSPTTDKENDVKTRMDDKELALAYIQAVVKSSELNWEELLARSFYSEQLLEQALMDDIDFCSTNLCSDKKLLFDCINEVLMEFCGHGPWISFVKPAVRFFPDMENATEVVQEEVYWHLLPLPSPHTLDQIVQKDLARTGNWMDLPFDIGCIGSETGEMILDELLEEIISNCRYLVQPETLNKLIP; this comes from the exons ATGGAGAAAGAGATTTGTAGAAGACATCTCTCAAGAGAAGGGATAGGATGTGTTTGGGTGTTTATGAGCATGTTTGATTTCAGACATGGTGGATCTACCCACAAGCTTTTGATGGATAAGAAACGTGGAAGCAAACGAATCattg GTAATAATGGAATGTTTGAGACTAAAGTTGAGAAGCAGCTTACCTGTGACTGTGACTGTGAG GAGAGTGAAGAAGCTGAGATGCAGAGTGTTAAGAAACTCATTGAAGAGGAGATTGATGAGAAGAGTAAGCAAAAGTGTGAGTCCAGAAACCGGAAGAGGAGAACTAAAACCTGCAGCAAAATCAGTGAGGATATCAATGTTTTGATTGCTGGTGATGATGACGATCATGCAGAGAACTTAAATGATGATCAATGCACTCAGAAGGAAGTGGATTTGGTAAACGATGATTCCGAAGAGAAGTTCAGCGAGTTGATAAAGCGGTTGATAGCTCAGAAGGATACCGAGGTAGAGAGTTGTGACAACTTGGTGGATGCATTTCAGGTCTTGGATTCTAAAGCAGGATCATTCTTAAATAATGGTACACCAACTTCAGGGGATTCTCAGAGAATCAAAGTGACAACAAGCTCTCCAAATGAAAGCAGAACTTCTCAATGCACACAACAAACAATTGTTATTTTGAAGCCTGAACCTTTGGATGTTGGGTCATCACCTGGAACACCTTCTAAAGACAACAAGGCCAAAAATGGGAGATTTGGTTCTCGCTTAATTCTCAGTAGAATCAGAAGAAGACTAAAATTTGGTGTTGGAAAGAATCCATGCAATGCTCAATATGACTCTGATCCTGATCCAGATGCATTGTCGTCTAACATGAGTCAAAACGGTTGTTTGGGAGAAGAGACAGATACTACTTCCGGAAGGCATGTTTCAGGTGGAGAAATATTTCCTGACATTGCTTCAAAAAGTGAGTCttatagagagaaaaatatcCATGGAAGTGAAGATTCGAAGAAGAGTATGTGTGGTATATACATTGCTGCCAAGAAACACCTATCTGAAATGCTTGCAGAAGGAGATATAGATGTTGCTGATTCACCGGATAAAGAAGTACCAAGAATCCTCGGGAAGATTCTTGCTTTCCCTGAGTTCTCCACACCAGAAAACAGTCCTAGAGTGACCTTGGCACATGATACTGTTGGTGATCAGACAACCGAGAAACCAAATCTTCAGCAGTGCAGTTCAGAACAATACTCTCAGCTATTAGTATCGGATTCAAACACACATGAAGACACATCGTCTACCTGTAATATGCCAGTTATTGAAG GCATTTCAGACACTGAGATGGAAGAGCAAGAGAAGACTGTTCTGGATTCATTGTCTGAAGCAATTAGCTCTTCCATTTCCCACCAAGATGCATATATTGATGAGTATGAGCACAAACAACCCTTGGAAAAG GAAGTATTTGATAAGGAAAAGTTACCGTGTTCTCCACCAAACTCCTCAGTAAAAATGTCTGATTGCCAAGAAAATACCACAGATGTGCTGGGAAAGTCAAGTCCTGTGTCTGTGCTAGAGCCTTTCTTTACAGATGATGACACTAGTCCAAACAGCACCAGGTTCTCTTCAG TGGAAATGCGGAAGCAACCACTTTGCATAAGATTCGACGAAGCTGATTCTCCAACAACCGACAAAGAAAATGATGTCAAAACTAGGATGGATGACAAGGAACTGGCTCTTGCATACATTCAAGCCGTGGTGAAATCCTCAGAGTTGAACTGGGAAGAGCTTTTGGCGAGGTCTTTTTATTCGGAGCAGCTTCTTGAGCAGGCTCTAATGGATGACATAGATTTCTGTTCTACAAATCTCTGCAGTGATAAGAAACTTCTTTTTGACTGTATCAATGAAGTTCTTATGGAGTTTTGTGGGCATGGCCCTTGGATTTCATTCGTCAAACCGGCTGTTCGGTTTTTTCCAGATATGGAAAATGCTACTGAAGTGgtacaagaagaagtttatTGGCATCTCTTACCTTTGCCTTCTCCTCACACACTAGACCAGATAGTGCAGAAAGACCTGGCTAGGACTGGAAACTGGATGGACCTCCCCTTTGATATTGGTTGCATCGGTTCTGAAACAGGTGAAATGATCCTTGATGAACTATTAGAAGAGATAATCAGCAACTGCAGATACTTGGTCCAACCTGAAACACTCAACAAGCTGATTCCTTGA
- the LOC104793557 gene encoding UPF0187 protein At2g45870, chloroplastic isoform X2, whose product MYQSMNLSFSSNFNHRAFLKPRLCSGISATRPPKSLHFKFNPSCASSAPKSDDSSLSEKLISLLKAVPNWSDGIKERRMQQKRTLYSHENWVRHRSSLRHLRHVSSSTSSRVILSLIPPVCFFTTVAILIASYNSAVGLGWLPDFFPVLRASPLPYQLTAPALALLLVFRTEASYSRFEQGRKAWAKIINGTNDLARLVISSVRDGSGDELIIKDSLLRYIAAFPVALKCHVIYGSDIASDLQNVIDEDDLSLILQSKHRPRCVIQFISQSLQLLNLDSTKIDMNQR is encoded by the exons atgtATCAGTCGATGAACCTATccttttcttctaattttaaCCACCGAGCCTTTCTCAAACCACGACTATGCTCCGGGATCTCCGCCACCAGACCTCCCAAATCCCTCCATTTCAAATTCAATCCTTCCTGCGCCTCCTCCGCCCCCAAATCCGACGATTCATCACTATCCGAAAAGCTTATTTCGCTTCTCAAAGCTGTCCCGAACTGGTCAGACGGCATCAAAGAGAGACGGATGCAGCAGAAACGTACCCTCTACAGTCACGAGAATTGGGTCAGACACAGAAGCTCACTACGGCATCTCCGTCACGTATCTTCGAGTACGTCTTCACGCGTTATATTGTCTTTGATTCCACCTGTTTGCTTCTTCACCACCGTCGCCATCTTGATCGCCTCCTATAACTCCGCCGTGGGTTTGGGCTGGTTGCCTGATTTCTTCCCCGTCCTTCGAGCTTCTCCTCTTCCGTATCAGTTGACAGCTCCGGCTTtagctcttcttcttgtgtttcgCACTGAGGCTTCTTATTCGAGGTTTGAACAAGGAAGGAAAGCTTGGGCTAAGATCATTAACGGAACCAATGATTTAGCTAGGCTTGTTATTTCTTCTGTTCGTGATGGCTCCGGTGATGAATTGATCATCAAAGATTCGCTTTTGCGTTACATTGCTGCTTTCCCTGTGGCGCTTAAG TGTCATGTGATATATGGTTCAGATATTGCTAGTGATCTCCAGAATGTGATAGACGAAGATGATCTGTCTTTGATTCTTCAATCCAAGCATCGTCCACGCTGTGTCATTCAATTCATTTCTCAGAGCCTTCAGCTGCTGAACTTGGACAGTACAAAGATAGATAT GAATCAAAGATGA
- the LOC104793559 gene encoding rop guanine nucleotide exchange factor 4-like — translation MMESSSNSDQNEVSVSGTPTSSVSSPYRRTYSDISGLSHRFDVQSFYNRPSKTNAVVLSGHDEDVSEDAVEPKDDVDADGDEGDSDIDSVEDAELEMMRERFAKLLLGEDMSGSGKGVCTAVTVSNSITNLYATVFGQSLRLQPLSTEKKDLWKREMNCFMSICDYIVEVIPRSLGTNVEITETKLRSDILMSLPALRKLDNMLMEILDSFTDNEFWYVERGSSSMNSSGGGRDTGTFRKVVVQRKDEKWWLPVPCVPAEGLSEEERKHLRHKRDCASQIHKAALAINDSTLNDMDIPDSYLTTLPKSGKASVGDVIYKQLCTAEKFYPDQLLDILKITSEHEALELADKVEASLVTWRRKTGGLTHSKSSWDMMKDIGGDADRGNDKNHILAARARSLLFCLKQRYPELSQTSLDICKIQFNRDVGKAVLESYSRVLEGLAYNVVSWIDDVLYVDRTVRNRED, via the exons ATGATGGAGAGTTCATCGAATTCTGACCAAAACGAGGTATCTGTATCGGGAACTCCGACGAGCTCTGTTTCTTCGCCGTACCGGAGAACATACTCAGATATCTCCGGGTTATCTCACCGTTTCGACGTTCAGAGCTTTTATAACCGGCCGTCAAAAACTAACGCCGTTGTGTTGAGTGGCCATGACGAAGATGTCTCCGAAGACGCCGTGGAACCAAAAGATGACGTCGACGCAGATGGAGACGAAGGAGATAGCGACATTGATTCTGTAGAAGATGCAG AACTAGAGATGATGAGGGAAAGATTTGCAAAGCTATTGCTTGGTGAAGATATGTCAGGAAGCGGGAAAGGAGTTTGTACAGCTGTTACCGTCTCAAACTCCATAACCAATCTTTAtg CGACTGTGTTTGGACAAAGTTTAAGGTTACAACCATTGAgtacagagaagaaagatttaTGGAAGCGAGAGATGAATTGTTTTATGTCTATTTGTGATTACATTGTCGAAGTTATTCCAAGATCTCTTGGTACTAATGTTGAG AtaacagaaacaaaactaagatcTGATATTCTCATGAGTCTTCCCGCTTTGAGAAAACTCGATAACATGCTAATG GAAATATTGGACAGTTTCACAGATAATGAGTTCTGGTACGTTGAAAGAGGAAGCTCATCTATGAACTCGAGTGGTGGTGGTAGAGATACAGGAACGTTTAGGAAAGTGGTGGTTCAACGGAAAGACGAGAAATGGTGGCTTCCAGTGCCATGTGTTCCTGCTGAAGGTTTATCGGAAGAAGAACGAAAGCATTTGCGTCACAAACGCGATTGTGCCAGTCAGATACATAAAGCAGCACTGGCCATTAACGATTCCACTCTTAATGACATGGATATTCCTGATTCTTATCTCACCACTCTTCCAAAG AGTGGGAAAGCAAGTGTAGGAGACGTGATATACAAGCAACTATGCACAGCTGAGAAGTTTTATCCTGACCAGCTTCTCGACATCTTGAAAATCACATCAGAGCATGAGGCGCTTGAGCTCGCTGACAAAGTTGAGGCTTCACTAGTTACGTGGAGGCGTAAGACTGGAGGATTGACTCACTCTAAGTCCTCATGGGACATGATGAAAGATATCGGCGGTGATGCAGATCGTGGCAATGACAAGAATCACATTCTTGCGGCTCGAGCCAGGAGCTTACTCTTTTGTCTGAAACAGAGATACCCTGAACTTTCTCAGACCTCACTCGACATATGCAAAATTCAGTTTAACCGA GATGTGGGAAAGGCTGTACTAGAGAGCTACTCAAGGGTTTTAGAAGGTTTGGCGTATAATGTTGTGTCGTGGATTGATGATGTTCTTTACGTCGACAGAACAGTGAGGAACAgagaagattag
- the LOC104793560 gene encoding uncharacterized protein LOC104793560 isoform X1 → MEKEICRRHLSREGIGCVWVFMSMFDFRHGGSTHKLLMDKKRGSKRIIGNNGMFETKVEKQLTCDCDCEESEEAEMQSVKKLIEEEIDEKSKQKCESRNRKRRTKTCSKISEDINVLIAGDDDDHAENLNDDQCTQKEVDLVNDDSEEKFSELIKRLIAQKDTEVESCDNLVDAFQVLDSKAGSFLNNGTPTSGDSQRIKVTTSSPNESRTSQCTQQTIVILKPEPLDVGSSPGTPSKDNKAKNGRFGSRLILSRIRRRLKFGVGKNPCNAQYDSDPDPDALSSNMSQNGCLGEETDTTSGRHVSGGEIFPDIASKSESYREKNIHGSEDSKKSMCGIYIAAKKHLSEMLAEGDIDVADSPDKEVPRILGKILAFPEFSTPENSPRVTLAHDTVGDQTTEKPNLQQCSSEQYSQLLVSDSNTHEDTSSTCNMPVIEAGISDTEMEEQEKTVLDSLSEAISSSISHQDAYIDEYEHKQPLEKEVFDKEKLPCSPPNSSVKMSDCQENTTDVLGKSSPVSVLEPFFTDDDTSPNSTRFSSVEMRKQPLCIRFDEADSPTTDKENDVKTRMDDKELALAYIQAVVKSSELNWEELLARSFYSEQLLEQALMDDIDFCSTNLCSDKKLLFDCINEVLMEFCGHGPWISFVKPAVRFFPDMENATEVVQEEVYWHLLPLPSPHTLDQIVQKDLARTGNWMDLPFDIGCIGSETGEMILDELLEEIISNCRYLVQPETLNKLIP, encoded by the exons ATGGAGAAAGAGATTTGTAGAAGACATCTCTCAAGAGAAGGGATAGGATGTGTTTGGGTGTTTATGAGCATGTTTGATTTCAGACATGGTGGATCTACCCACAAGCTTTTGATGGATAAGAAACGTGGAAGCAAACGAATCattg GTAATAATGGAATGTTTGAGACTAAAGTTGAGAAGCAGCTTACCTGTGACTGTGACTGTGAG GAGAGTGAAGAAGCTGAGATGCAGAGTGTTAAGAAACTCATTGAAGAGGAGATTGATGAGAAGAGTAAGCAAAAGTGTGAGTCCAGAAACCGGAAGAGGAGAACTAAAACCTGCAGCAAAATCAGTGAGGATATCAATGTTTTGATTGCTGGTGATGATGACGATCATGCAGAGAACTTAAATGATGATCAATGCACTCAGAAGGAAGTGGATTTGGTAAACGATGATTCCGAAGAGAAGTTCAGCGAGTTGATAAAGCGGTTGATAGCTCAGAAGGATACCGAGGTAGAGAGTTGTGACAACTTGGTGGATGCATTTCAGGTCTTGGATTCTAAAGCAGGATCATTCTTAAATAATGGTACACCAACTTCAGGGGATTCTCAGAGAATCAAAGTGACAACAAGCTCTCCAAATGAAAGCAGAACTTCTCAATGCACACAACAAACAATTGTTATTTTGAAGCCTGAACCTTTGGATGTTGGGTCATCACCTGGAACACCTTCTAAAGACAACAAGGCCAAAAATGGGAGATTTGGTTCTCGCTTAATTCTCAGTAGAATCAGAAGAAGACTAAAATTTGGTGTTGGAAAGAATCCATGCAATGCTCAATATGACTCTGATCCTGATCCAGATGCATTGTCGTCTAACATGAGTCAAAACGGTTGTTTGGGAGAAGAGACAGATACTACTTCCGGAAGGCATGTTTCAGGTGGAGAAATATTTCCTGACATTGCTTCAAAAAGTGAGTCttatagagagaaaaatatcCATGGAAGTGAAGATTCGAAGAAGAGTATGTGTGGTATATACATTGCTGCCAAGAAACACCTATCTGAAATGCTTGCAGAAGGAGATATAGATGTTGCTGATTCACCGGATAAAGAAGTACCAAGAATCCTCGGGAAGATTCTTGCTTTCCCTGAGTTCTCCACACCAGAAAACAGTCCTAGAGTGACCTTGGCACATGATACTGTTGGTGATCAGACAACCGAGAAACCAAATCTTCAGCAGTGCAGTTCAGAACAATACTCTCAGCTATTAGTATCGGATTCAAACACACATGAAGACACATCGTCTACCTGTAATATGCCAGTTATTGAAG CAGGCATTTCAGACACTGAGATGGAAGAGCAAGAGAAGACTGTTCTGGATTCATTGTCTGAAGCAATTAGCTCTTCCATTTCCCACCAAGATGCATATATTGATGAGTATGAGCACAAACAACCCTTGGAAAAG GAAGTATTTGATAAGGAAAAGTTACCGTGTTCTCCACCAAACTCCTCAGTAAAAATGTCTGATTGCCAAGAAAATACCACAGATGTGCTGGGAAAGTCAAGTCCTGTGTCTGTGCTAGAGCCTTTCTTTACAGATGATGACACTAGTCCAAACAGCACCAGGTTCTCTTCAG TGGAAATGCGGAAGCAACCACTTTGCATAAGATTCGACGAAGCTGATTCTCCAACAACCGACAAAGAAAATGATGTCAAAACTAGGATGGATGACAAGGAACTGGCTCTTGCATACATTCAAGCCGTGGTGAAATCCTCAGAGTTGAACTGGGAAGAGCTTTTGGCGAGGTCTTTTTATTCGGAGCAGCTTCTTGAGCAGGCTCTAATGGATGACATAGATTTCTGTTCTACAAATCTCTGCAGTGATAAGAAACTTCTTTTTGACTGTATCAATGAAGTTCTTATGGAGTTTTGTGGGCATGGCCCTTGGATTTCATTCGTCAAACCGGCTGTTCGGTTTTTTCCAGATATGGAAAATGCTACTGAAGTGgtacaagaagaagtttatTGGCATCTCTTACCTTTGCCTTCTCCTCACACACTAGACCAGATAGTGCAGAAAGACCTGGCTAGGACTGGAAACTGGATGGACCTCCCCTTTGATATTGGTTGCATCGGTTCTGAAACAGGTGAAATGATCCTTGATGAACTATTAGAAGAGATAATCAGCAACTGCAGATACTTGGTCCAACCTGAAACACTCAACAAGCTGATTCCTTGA